One Actinomycetospora corticicola genomic window, GCGATCTTCCTGCCCAAGGGGCTGTTCGGCCACGCCTACTGGTGGGTCATCGCGCCGTTCCACGTGCTCGTCTTCGGCGGGATGGAGCGACGCATCGTCGCGGCCGCGGAGCTCGCCGAGGGCAGCGGCCCGCTCGCCGTTCCCGACGACGGGTTCGGTCCCCTCGCGGTGCTGCGCCGCCGCCGCCGGGAGCGTGCCCTGCGCGACGCCGAGAAGGCCCGCAGCCGCGTGGGCGCCTGACCTGCTCCGTCCGGCCGCACCTCTCGGACGAACGAACGGCACTCTCGCAGCATCTGTGTGCGCGAAAGTGCCGCTCGCTCGGACCGGGGTGGGAGATCAGCCCGCCGCGGCGTCCAGGCGCGTGACGGCCGCGCGAGGGAGCTCCAGCGTCCCGGCGGCGCAGTTCTCCTCGAGGTGCGCGAGCGAGGCGGTGCCCGGGATCGGCAGCATCACCGAGCTGCGCTGCAGGAGCCACGCGAGGGCGACCTGCGCGGGTGTCGCGTCGAGCTCGACGGCCGCGTCGTGCGCCGCGTTGCCCTCCTGCGCGAGGTTGCCGGCATCGGCCGGGGCCCACGGGATGAAGGCGATGCCGTGCTCCGTGCAGTGGCGCAGCTCGGCGTCGGAGGAGCGGTCGACGAGGTTGTAGCGGTTCTGCACCGACGCGACGTCGACGATCCGACCCGCCGCCTCGATCTGCTCGACCGACACCTGCGAGAGACCGACGTGGCGCACCTTGCCCTCACGCTGCAGGTCGGCGAGGAGGCCGAACTGCTCGTCGGCCGCCACGTGCGGGTCGACCCGGTGGAGCTGGAAGAGGTCGATGGTCTCCACGCCGAGGCGGCGCAGGCTCATCTCGCACTCCTGGCGCAGGTAGTCGGGCCGGCCGCAGGGGATCCAGCGGTTCGGTCCGGTGCGCAGCAGCCCGGCCTTCGTGGCGACGCGGACGTCGCGGTACGGGTAGAGCGCCTCCCGGACGAGCTCCTCCGAGACGTAGGGCCCGTAGGAGTCGGCCGTGTCGATGAAGTCGACCCCGAGCTCGACCGCGCGCCGCAGGACGGCGAGCGCGTTGTCGGTGTCCTTCGGCGGGCCCCAGATGCCCTCCCCGGTCAGCCGCATCGCGCCGTAGCCGAGGCGCCGGACGGTGAACTCGCCCCCCAGCCGGAACGTCCCGGCGGCGGTGGCCGGCGACTGCGTCGTCGTCACGTGGCATCTCCTTCCCCCCGCGAGAAGTCCCCGCGGACCGCCCAGGGTGCTCCCACCCGGCCACCCGCGCGCCCCACAGTGGTCGATCTCCCACGATGGGTTCGTCCGGCGGTCACATCGTTCGCCGATGCCGTCCGCTCATGTCACACCGTCCGGTGTCACACCCTCGCGGGCGCGGTCTCCTCGGCGAAGGCGGCGGCCACCCGGTCCGCGCTCGCTCGGGCGCGCGCCGTCGTCGCGACCACGCCGAGCACCCCGACGACGGCCGTGGCGCCGGCCGCGACGAACCACGCCGGCGGCAGCCCCGATCCGACGGTGGCCGCCGCGGCGACCACGGTGCCCGCGACCGCGACCCCGAGCGTCGAGCCGACCTGCCGGCTCGTCGACGCGACGGCCGCGGCCACCCCGGCCTGGGCCCGCGGCATGCCGCTCACGGCGGTGTTGGTGATCGGCGGGTTGACCATGCCGAAGCCGATCCCGAACAGCGCGAACACGCCGAGCAGCACCCACTCCGGGGTCGCCGGCCCGACCTGCGAGAGCGCGACCCCGGAGATCGTCATGGCGACCCCGGCGACGACGAGCGAGGGGCGGGCGCCGCGGGAGGCGACCAGCCGACCCGAGAGCGGGGCGCAGAGCGTCGAGGTGACGGCCGCGGGGAGCAGGGCCAGGCCCGCGGCGAGCGACGACAGCCCCCGGACCTCCTGCAGGTAGAGGGTGCACAGGAAGAGGAAGGACGCGAAGGCCGCGAACGCGCACACCGCGATGACCGTGGCCGCGGAGAACGGCACGCTCGCGAAGAAGCCGAGCTCGAGCAGCGGCTCCCGGCGGCGGCGCTCCCACCAGAGGAGGGCGGCGAGCGCGACGACCGCGACCACCCCGAGCCCGATGACGGCACCCGAGGCCCAGCCCAGTCGCGGGGCCTCGATCACGGCCGTCGTCACGGACCCGAGCAGGACGACGACGCAGAGCTGGCCCACGGGGTCGGGACGCCGGGCGTGCGCCGCCCGCGACTCCGGCACGTAGCGCGCGGTCAGCGCGATCGCCGCGAGCACGATCGGCACGTTGACCCAGAAGATCGCCCGCCAGCCGACCGTCTCGGTGAGCAGCCCGCCGAGTACCGGGCCCAGGCCGAGCGAGATCCCGACGACGGAGCCCCACACGCCGATGGCCCGCGCCCGCTCGCGCGGGTCGACGAAGACGTTCGTGACGATGGACAGCGCGATCGGGTTGAGCATCGTCCCGCCGAGGCCCTGGACGGCGCGGGCCGCGATCAGCCAGCCCACCGAGGGCGCGAGGCTGCAGAGCAGCGAGCCCAGACCGAAGACCGCGAGGCCGGTCTGGAACGTCCGTCGTCGGCCGAGCCGGTCGCCGGTCGCGCCCGCCAGCATGAGGAAGCAGGCGAGGACGAGCGTGTAGGCGTCGACCGTCCACTGCAGTTCGGTGATCGAGGCGTCGAGGTCGGCGCGGATCGCCGGCAGCGCGACGTTGACGATCGTGTTGTCCATCGAGACCACGAGCAGGCTCGTGCAGCAGATGCCGAGCACGAGCCAGCGGTGCCGGGGTCCGCCGCCGGAGTCGTTCGCCATGCTCACGAGCGTAGGCCCCGGGGCGGGACGGACATCCCGGGACGTTCCCGACGGCGGGTGTCCCGACGGCCGTTGTTGAGCCTAAGTTCTGGACCCATGGCAGCTCCGGGACTCCTCGAGCAGGCGCGGGGGCTCACCCGCGAGCAGCGCAACGCCTTCCTGGCGGCGTGGCTGGGCTGGGCGATGGACGCCTTCGACTTCTTCCTCGTCGTGTTCGTCCTGTCCGACATCGCGAAGGAGTTCGGCCGCTCCACGACCGAGGTGGCCTTCCTCACGACGGTCACCCTGATCGCGCGACCGGTCGGGGCGTTCATCTTCGGGATCTGGGCCGACAAGAAGGGCCGCCGCATCCCGCTCATGGTCGACGTCCTCTTCTACTCGGCGATGGAGGTGCTCTCCGGGCTCGCGCCGACCTTCACCGTCCTCGTCGTCCTGCGCTTCCTCTTCGGCCTGGGCATGGGCGGCGAGTGGGGGCTCGGGGCGTCGCTGGCCCTGGAGAAGATCCCGCCGGAGAAGCGCGGCTTCTGGTCGGGGCTGCTGCAGCAGGGCTACCCGGTGGGCTACCTGCTCGCGACCCTCGCCAACTTCGTGGTGACGCCGTACCTCGGCTGGCGCTGGCTGTTCGTGCTCGGCGCGATCCCGGCGCTGATCGCCTTCCTCATCCGCACCCGCGTCGGGGAGTCCGAGGCCTGGGAGCGCACCCAGGAGAAGGTGGAGCTCACGAAGGTCGGGCCGCGGCAGGTGTTCCTGCAGCCCGCCGTGCTCCGGCGCTTCGCCTACCTGATCGTGCTCATGACGCTGTTCAACTTCATGAGCCACGGCACGCAGGACTTCGTGCCGACCTTCCTCAAGGAGGACTTCGCCGCCTCGACCGGCACGGTCACCGTCGTCGCGATCATCTACAACATCGGCGCGATCGTCGGCGGGGCGTACTTCGGGGCGCTCTCCGAACGCTTCGGGCGTCGGCGCACGGCCGCGGGCTGCGCGATCCTCGCGATCCCCGTCGCCTTCCTCTTCGCCTTCTCCCCGGCCCTCGGCCTGGTCACCCTCGGCGCCTTCCTGCTCCAGGTCCTCGTCCAGGGCGGCTGGGGGGTGGTGCCGGCCCACCTCGCGGAGCTCTCGCCGGACGAGGTCCGCGGCTTCTACCCGGGCGTGACCTACCAGCTCGGCAACGCGATCGCGTCGTTCAACCTGCCGCTGCAGACGGCGCTGGCCGCCGCCTACAGCGGGTCGGTGGCGCTCGCGGCGGTCATCGTCCCGGTGCTCGTCCTGACGGCGGCGGCGCTCCTGCTGGGTCCGGAGGCCCGGGGGAAGGTGTTCGGCGAGGTGCCTTCGGCCCGTGTGCACTAATCCGTGTCATGGCACGGGTTAGTACTCACGGGCGCGAAGCGCACCTCCTGATCACCACCACCGACTCCGACGACGAGGCCGGGCGGCTCGCCCGCGGGCTCGTCGAGGCCCGGCTCGCCGCGTGCGTGCAGATCGTGGGGCCGGTCCGCAGCGTGTTCCGCTGGGAGGGGGCGGTGCAGGTCGAGCCGGAGTACCAGCTCGTCGTGAAGACGACGCGGGTGGCGGAGGTGACCGACTGGATCGTCGAGCACCACTCCTACGACGTGCCCGAGGTGATCGCGCTGCCCGTCGTCGGCGGGCACGAGACGTATCTGACGTGGGTGGCGGACGAATCGTCCGGTTAGCCTGGACAACGATGTCCGTGGACCTCGGTACCGACGCCCTCCGTCGCGGCGACCCCGGGTTCCGACGTGTCTCGGTCGGGTTGTTCTTCGCCGGCTTCACGACCTTCGCGTTGCTCTACGCGACGCAGCCGCTGCTCCCGCGCCTCGTCGACGTGTTCGGGGTGTCCCCGGGGACGGCCTCGCTGTCGGTCTCGGTGACGACGGGCGGGCTCGCCCTGGCGATCATCCCGGCGTCGGCCCTCTCGGAGCGGTGGGGCCGGCGGCCGGTGATGCTCTGGTCGCTCGCGGGCGCGGTGGTGCTCGGGCTGGCCGCGTCGGTGGCGCCGTCGCTCTGGCTGCTGCTGGTGCTGCGGGGGTTGGAGGGCGTCGCGCTGGCCGGGCTGCCCGCCGTCGGGATGGCGTACCTGGCCGACGAGATCGACCGCGGGCACCTCGGCGGCGCGATGGGCCTCTACGTCGCCGGGAACTCGGTCGGCGGCTTCGGCGGGCGCGTCGTGGTGTCCGCGCTGAACGACCTCACCGGCTCGTGGCGGCTCGCCCTCGGCGGCATCGCGGCCGTGTCGGGCGTCTGCCTGCTCGTGTTCTGGCTGGTGCTGCCGCCCTCCCGCCGCTTCACCCCGACCCCCGTCGCACCCGCCGAGCTGGTCGGCGAGGTCCGTTCGCACCTGGCCGACCCGGTGCTGCGCCGCCTGTTCGCGGTCGGGCTACTGCTCATGGGCACCTTCGTCTGCGCCTACAACTACGTGGCGTTCCGCCTGCTCGGGCCGCCGTTCTCGCTGCCCGACCTCGTGGTCGGCTTCGTCTTCGTGCTCTACGCGGTGGGCACGGTGACCTCCACGGTCGCCGGTCGGATCTCGGGGCGCCTCGGCGCCCGGACGACCGTGCTCGCGGCCTGCGCCGTGGCGGCGGTCGGCGCGCTCGCGATGCTCGCCCCGGTGCTCGCGCTGGTGATCGGCGGCCTGGCCCTGCTCACGGTGGGGTTCTTCGCCGGCCACGCGGTGGCGTCGGCCTGGGTGGGGCGACGCGCCGAGCACGGGCGGGCCGTCGCCTCCGGGATGTACCTGTTCAGCTACTACGTCGGATCGTCCGTGGGCGGCACGCTCGGGGGCGTCGTCTTCGGGGTCGCGGGATGGTCGGCGACCGTCGGGTTCCTCGTGGTGCTCCTCGCGGCGACGGCCGTGGTGGTGCGCCCGTTGTCGTCCCGCTCCTCCGCCGCGCGAGGGGAACCCGCACGCGCGTAGGAGGTCCGGATCGTCCCCTCGCGTGCGGCACACTCGCCGTATGGACGCCGCGCTCGACCTCCGCGGAGACCTCGACGCCGCCCGCGACGGGGACCCGACCGCCTTCGACCGGTTGGTCGCGCCGCTGCACCGTGAGCTGCACGCCCACTGCTACCGCATGCTCGGGTCGGTGCACGACGCCGACGACGCGCTCCAGGACGCGCTGCTGCGGGCGTGGCGGGCCGTCGGGCGGTTCGAGGGACGAAGCGCGCTGCGGTCCTGGCTCTACACGGTCACCACGCGGACCTGCCTGGACCTCGTCGAGGCCCGGGGCCGCCGGGCCCTGCCGATGGACCTCGGCCCGTCGTCGTCCGAGCCCGTCCTCGACGACGCCCCGGTCGAGGTCGCCTGGCTGACGCCCTACCCCGACGCGGCGCTCGCCGTCGAGGAACGCGAGTCGGTGGAGCTCGCCTTCGTCGCGGCCCTGCAGCACCTGCCCGGCAACCAGCGGGCCGCCCTGCTGCTCTTCGAGGTGCTCGGCTTCTCCGCCGCGGAGATCGCGACGACGATGGACACCTCCACCGCGTCGGTGAACTCCGCCCTGCAGCGGGCCCGGCGCATCGTCGCGGAGAAGGTCCCGCCGGTGTCGCAGGCCCGCACGCTCGCCGACCTCGACGACGCCCGCCTGCGAGCCGTGGTCGCCGGCTACGCGTCCGCCCTCGAGCAGGGCGACGCCGACCGCCTCGTCGCGCTGCTCACCGAGGACGTCACGTGGTCGATGCCGCCGCTGCCCGGCTGGTACGCCGGACGCGGCCCCGTCGAGGCCTTCACCCGGGCGGTGCCCCTCGGGTCGTGCGGGACGTGGCGCACCGTGGTGACCAGCGCGAACGGTCAGCCCGCGGTGGCGCTCTACCTGTGCGGGCCCGCGGTCTCACCCCCCGACGACGGGTCCTACCGCGCGTGGTCGATCACCGTGCTGACCCTGCGCGGCGAGCGGATCGCAGACCTGACGTCGTTCCTCGGGACCGAGCACTTCGCGGCAGCGGGACTGCCGCTCGTGCTCGACTGATCAGCGCCCCTCGTTGGGCTCGAGGTGCTCCTCGGAGGAGGCCTCGCCGGCGGGGAACACGTCGGAGACCGCGGGGCGGTCCGGCTCGGCCGACTCACCGGTCAGCTGCTCGGCGGGCGGGACGACCGTCGCCGGATCGGTCTGCTTCTCGTCGCTCATGGTGGGTCCTCTCGTGGTGGTGGACCCAGGCGGCTACCCGCGTGACGTGGCACCGGTCACCTGTCCGATCGGTCGGTCATGCCTCCGGCGCGAACACACGCAGGAGGTCGGCGAGCAGGCCGTAGTAACCGACGAGCGCCGTCACCTCCACGAGCCGGGCCTCCCCGAGGACGTCGGTCCAGGCGCGGTAGGTGTCGTCGTCGACCGGGTCGTGGTGCAGGAGCGCCCGGGCCGCGGTGTCAGCGGTGCGCTCGACGGGGTCGGGCCACGGGACGACGGCGTCGGCGGCGAGTCCGGCGAGCTCGTCGTCGGTCAGGCCGGCCCGGCGGGCGATCGGCTCGTGGGTGGCCCGCTCGAAGCGGCTGTCCCGCACCCCGGCCACCCGGAGGATCACCAGCTCGCGGGCCCGGTCGGACAGCTCTCCGCCGTAGCGCAGCGCCGCCCCCAGGGCCTGCAACGGTCCCCCGACGGCGGAGTGGCGCAGCATTGCGTCGAACGGGCCGCGCAGCGACCCGTCGTCGTGCACGAGGCCGCTGCCCGCCCGGGGACCGGAGGCGATGGCGTCGTACACGGCCCGGGCGGCCGGGTCCAGCTCGTCGGGACGGAGGCGCGAGGGACGGGTCACGGGGTCATCGTGCCGGGAAGCATCCGCGCCCGGCTCCGGTTGCCGGGAGCAGGTGTCACGACGACCAGGAGCAGACCATGCGCGCAGCGCGCTTCCACCGCTACGGCGGCCCCGAGGTCCTCACCGTGGAGGACGCGCCCGAGCCCCACGCCGGTCCGGGCTCCGTCCGCATCCGGGTGCGGGCGGCGAGCGTCAACCCGATCGACCGGCTGGTGCGCGCCGGGGCGCTGGCGGAGGTCCTGCCCCTCGAGCTGCCCGTGATCCCGGGTCGCGACGCTGCGGGCGTCGTCGACGAGGTCGGTCCGGACGTCAGGGGCGTGTCCGCGGGCGACCTCGTGTTCGGGCTCGGCGGCATCGCCGACACCACCGCCGAGTTCGCGGTGCTGACCGCGTGGGCCGCGGTCCCGCCGACCTGGAGCGTCGAAGAGGCCGCCGCCGCCGGGCTCGGCTCCGTGACCGCCCTCCGGGCCCTGGCGCCGTTCGGTGACCTCCGGGGGCGCACCCTGCTGGTCGACGGAGCGTCCGGAGCCGTGGGCACCGCCGCGGCGGCGGCCGCGCTGCACGCGGGCGCCACTGTGATCGGCACCGCGCGCGAGGCCAACCACGAGCCCCTGCGCGCCGCCGGCGTCGTCCCGACCACCTACGGCCCCGGCCTGCCCGAGCGGGTCCGTGCCCTCGCGCCCCAGGGGGTCGACGCGGCCCTGCACGCTGCGGCCTCCGACGCCCTGCCCGATCTGGTCGATCTCGTCGGCGGCGACCCGACGCGCGTGGTCACCGTCATCGACCGGGAGGGCGCCGCCCGCCTCGGGACACACCTCGTGGACGCCGCGAACGACTCCTCCGTGCTGGCCGCGGCCGCCGAGCTCGGGCGGGACGGCCACTACCGTCCCCGCGTCGCCCACGTGCTGCCGCTGGACGACATCGCGAAGGCTCACGAGCTCGCCGCCGGTAGCAGCGGCAAGGTCGTGGTCACCGTGCCCTGAGGCCGGGCCGACCTGATCGTGCGCCCGAGCCGACGCGTTCGTCGGCCCGGGGCACGGGCCGATCAGCCCCGGGCGAGGTCGGCGAAGCGGCTGTAGTGCAGCTGGTGGGCGATCGGGATCGTCGCCGTGGGCCCGTTGCGGTGCTTGGCCAGGATGATGTCGGCTTCGCCCGCGCGGGGGTCGTCCCGCTCGAAGGCGTCGGGTCGGTTGATCAGCATGACCATGTCGGCGTCCTGCTCCAGCGACCCGGACTCACGGAGGTCGGAGAGCTGCGGCTTCTTGTCGGTGCGCTGCTCCGGACCACGGTTGAGCTGGCTCATCGCGACCAGCGGGATCTCCAGCTCCTTCGCCAGCAGCTTCAGCTGACGCGAGAACTCCGAGACCTCCTGCTGACGGCTCTCGACCTTCTTGCCGGAGGTCATCAGCTGCATGTAGTCGAGGATGATCAGCCGCAGGTCGTGGCGCTGCTTGAGCCGCCGGGCCTTCGCGCGGATCTCCATGATCGTCATGTTCGGCGAGTCGTCGATGAACAACGGTGCCTCGGAGATCTCGCTCATGCGGCGGGCCAGCCGGGTCCAGTCGTCGTCGGTCATCGTGCCGGCGCGCATGTCGGCCAGCCGGATCTTCGCCTCGGCCGAGAGCATGCGCATGACGATCTCGGTGCGGCTCATCTCCAGCGAGAACACGGCGCTCGTGAGCCCGTGCTTGACGCTCGCCGACCGCGCGAAGTCGAGGCCGAGCGTTGAGTTGTGGGTGGGGACCATGGCGCGCCCCGCGAGGTACAGGTGGTCGGTGTTGTCCACCTCGACGCACCGCACCGGAACCGAGGACACGGGACGGACCGCGGTCACGTAGCGGCGCCTCGTCCGCACGTCGGAGGTGGCGGGGCACCGCTCCTTGTGCGCCAGCCGCTTCCGCTCGAGCCGGAAGACCTCCTCCGTGGTGCTGAACGTGAGGAGGTAGGACGTGCTCGAGGCGTCGGTCCGACCACGGACCGCCTTCGTCGTCATCGAGCAGCGGTACCCGAGCGAGACGACCAGCTCGGCCACGTCCTCGGCGAGCCGCCGGTGGGTCACCGCGAACTGGATCGCGCCCTTCGGCAGCACCGTGCCGTCGGAGTCGAGGAGCCCGGCGAGCAGGGCGCGGCGCTGGGCCTCGGAGGCACGCAGGTACGGCATCGGGATGTGCTTGTCGCCGAGCACGCCCAGGGTGCGGAGCCGCCCCTGCACCGTGCCGTAGGCGTGGTGGCAGGCCTGGCAGCGGACGAGACCCGAGGTCGGTGCACCGCAGTCCGGGCACGTCGGAGCGGCCACCGGCGCCGAGACGAACCGGGCCCTCCCGCCGCACGACTGCCCGCAGGTCCGCACCTGGGACGTCGCCGGCACGAACGTGGTCCCGCAGACGACACACACCCGCTCGGCCGGGCCCGATCCCGCGGGCAGCCGGAGCCCGTACCGCATCGGCGTGCCCAGCTCCGGCGCGAGGAGTCCCTCGGTCTCGATCAGCGCCGCGACCTCCGGATCCGCGCTCGTGAAACTCGCGCTCGCGGCGGTGCCGTCGCCGAGCCAGATGCCGAGCGCGTAGGGCGGCACGAGCAGGTCCTGCTCGGGCAGCTCCAGCGCCCGGCAGGTGTCCACGGAGTGGTTGAGGCGGGCGTCGGCCGTGGGGGTGCGGAGGGTCGCCGCGATCTCCTCGGTGGTGCGCACGGCCGCGGGCACCCGCTCCGAGCGGCGGGAGGCGCGGGTATCGGTGAGCCACTGGTGCCGGGCGTCCGCGACGATCGTGGTGCCGTCGGAGAACGTGACCTCGAAGCAGGGACGACCGGCGAGGACGTCGGTCGCGGCGACGACCAGCGTCGGCCGACCGTCGGCGTCGAGCAGGTGGTCGCCGACCGCGACGTCGCCCATGGTCGTCCAGCCCGTGGGCGTGGGCAGCGGCGTGTCGAGGGCGAGGGCCTTCCCAATTCCAGGCCTGGCCGCCACGATGATCATCTGCCCGGCGTGCAGGCCGTTCGTCACGTCGTCGAGGTCGGCGAACCCGGTGGGCACGCCGAAGGACACCCCGCCGCGCGAGGCGATGGCGTCGATCTCGTCCATCGTGGGCTGGAGGACGTCCTCGAGGGCCACGTAGTCCTCGGTGACCCGGCGGTCGGTCACCTCGTACACGGCGGCCTGGGCCCGGTCGACGATGTCGTCGGTGTCGGCTCCGTCCCCACCGTTGTAGCCGAGCTGGACGATGCGTGTCCCCGCCTCGACGAGGCGCCGCAGCACGGCCCGGTCGGCGACGATCTCGGCGTAGTACGACGCGTTCGCCGCCGTGGGGACGCTGGCGATGAGCGTGTGCAGGTACGGCGCGCCCCCGATGCGGAGCAGCTCGCCCCGCCGTTCGAGGTCGGCCGAGACGGTGACGGCGTCGGCCGGCTCGCCGCGGCCGTAGAGGTCCAGCACGCACTCGTAGACCGTCTGGTGGGCCGGCCGGTAGAAGTCGTCGGGCTTCAGCAGTTCGATGACGTCGGCGATGGCGTCCTTGCTGAGCAG contains:
- a CDS encoding oxidoreductase, with the protein product MTTTQSPATAAGTFRLGGEFTVRRLGYGAMRLTGEGIWGPPKDTDNALAVLRRAVELGVDFIDTADSYGPYVSEELVREALYPYRDVRVATKAGLLRTGPNRWIPCGRPDYLRQECEMSLRRLGVETIDLFQLHRVDPHVAADEQFGLLADLQREGKVRHVGLSQVSVEQIEAAGRIVDVASVQNRYNLVDRSSDAELRHCTEHGIAFIPWAPADAGNLAQEGNAAHDAAVELDATPAQVALAWLLQRSSVMLPIPGTASLAHLEENCAAGTLELPRAAVTRLDAAAG
- a CDS encoding MFS transporter, whose amino-acid sequence is MANDSGGGPRHRWLVLGICCTSLLVVSMDNTIVNVALPAIRADLDASITELQWTVDAYTLVLACFLMLAGATGDRLGRRRTFQTGLAVFGLGSLLCSLAPSVGWLIAARAVQGLGGTMLNPIALSIVTNVFVDPRERARAIGVWGSVVGISLGLGPVLGGLLTETVGWRAIFWVNVPIVLAAIALTARYVPESRAAHARRPDPVGQLCVVVLLGSVTTAVIEAPRLGWASGAVIGLGVVAVVALAALLWWERRRREPLLELGFFASVPFSAATVIAVCAFAAFASFLFLCTLYLQEVRGLSSLAAGLALLPAAVTSTLCAPLSGRLVASRGARPSLVVAGVAMTISGVALSQVGPATPEWVLLGVFALFGIGFGMVNPPITNTAVSGMPRAQAGVAAAVASTSRQVGSTLGVAVAGTVVAAAATVGSGLPPAWFVAAGATAVVGVLGVVATTARARASADRVAAAFAEETAPARV
- a CDS encoding MFS transporter, with product MAAPGLLEQARGLTREQRNAFLAAWLGWAMDAFDFFLVVFVLSDIAKEFGRSTTEVAFLTTVTLIARPVGAFIFGIWADKKGRRIPLMVDVLFYSAMEVLSGLAPTFTVLVVLRFLFGLGMGGEWGLGASLALEKIPPEKRGFWSGLLQQGYPVGYLLATLANFVVTPYLGWRWLFVLGAIPALIAFLIRTRVGESEAWERTQEKVELTKVGPRQVFLQPAVLRRFAYLIVLMTLFNFMSHGTQDFVPTFLKEDFAASTGTVTVVAIIYNIGAIVGGAYFGALSERFGRRRTAAGCAILAIPVAFLFAFSPALGLVTLGAFLLQVLVQGGWGVVPAHLAELSPDEVRGFYPGVTYQLGNAIASFNLPLQTALAAAYSGSVALAAVIVPVLVLTAAALLLGPEARGKVFGEVPSARVH
- the cutA gene encoding divalent-cation tolerance protein CutA; translated protein: MARVSTHGREAHLLITTTDSDDEAGRLARGLVEARLAACVQIVGPVRSVFRWEGAVQVEPEYQLVVKTTRVAEVTDWIVEHHSYDVPEVIALPVVGGHETYLTWVADESSG
- a CDS encoding MFS transporter codes for the protein MSVDLGTDALRRGDPGFRRVSVGLFFAGFTTFALLYATQPLLPRLVDVFGVSPGTASLSVSVTTGGLALAIIPASALSERWGRRPVMLWSLAGAVVLGLAASVAPSLWLLLVLRGLEGVALAGLPAVGMAYLADEIDRGHLGGAMGLYVAGNSVGGFGGRVVVSALNDLTGSWRLALGGIAAVSGVCLLVFWLVLPPSRRFTPTPVAPAELVGEVRSHLADPVLRRLFAVGLLLMGTFVCAYNYVAFRLLGPPFSLPDLVVGFVFVLYAVGTVTSTVAGRISGRLGARTTVLAACAVAAVGALAMLAPVLALVIGGLALLTVGFFAGHAVASAWVGRRAEHGRAVASGMYLFSYYVGSSVGGTLGGVVFGVAGWSATVGFLVVLLAATAVVVRPLSSRSSAARGEPARA
- a CDS encoding sigma-70 family RNA polymerase sigma factor gives rise to the protein MDAALDLRGDLDAARDGDPTAFDRLVAPLHRELHAHCYRMLGSVHDADDALQDALLRAWRAVGRFEGRSALRSWLYTVTTRTCLDLVEARGRRALPMDLGPSSSEPVLDDAPVEVAWLTPYPDAALAVEERESVELAFVAALQHLPGNQRAALLLFEVLGFSAAEIATTMDTSTASVNSALQRARRIVAEKVPPVSQARTLADLDDARLRAVVAGYASALEQGDADRLVALLTEDVTWSMPPLPGWYAGRGPVEAFTRAVPLGSCGTWRTVVTSANGQPAVALYLCGPAVSPPDDGSYRAWSITVLTLRGERIADLTSFLGTEHFAAAGLPLVLD
- a CDS encoding carboxymuconolactone decarboxylase family protein — its product is MTRPSRLRPDELDPAARAVYDAIASGPRAGSGLVHDDGSLRGPFDAMLRHSAVGGPLQALGAALRYGGELSDRARELVILRVAGVRDSRFERATHEPIARRAGLTDDELAGLAADAVVPWPDPVERTADTAARALLHHDPVDDDTYRAWTDVLGEARLVEVTALVGYYGLLADLLRVFAPEA
- a CDS encoding NADP-dependent oxidoreductase codes for the protein MRAARFHRYGGPEVLTVEDAPEPHAGPGSVRIRVRAASVNPIDRLVRAGALAEVLPLELPVIPGRDAAGVVDEVGPDVRGVSAGDLVFGLGGIADTTAEFAVLTAWAAVPPTWSVEEAAAAGLGSVTALRALAPFGDLRGRTLLVDGASGAVGTAAAAAALHAGATVIGTAREANHEPLRAAGVVPTTYGPGLPERVRALAPQGVDAALHAAASDALPDLVDLVGGDPTRVVTVIDREGAARLGTHLVDAANDSSVLAAAAELGRDGHYRPRVAHVLPLDDIAKAHELAAGSSGKVVVTVP
- the dnaB gene encoding replicative DNA helicase; translation: MAVLDERGAGGRDGGFKGQRSGDGEGRPEFDRQPPQDIAAEQSVLGAVLLSKDAIADVIELLKPDDFYRPAHQTVYECVLDLYGRGEPADAVTVSADLERRGELLRIGGAPYLHTLIASVPTAANASYYAEIVADRAVLRRLVEAGTRIVQLGYNGGDGADTDDIVDRAQAAVYEVTDRRVTEDYVALEDVLQPTMDEIDAIASRGGVSFGVPTGFADLDDVTNGLHAGQMIIVAARPGIGKALALDTPLPTPTGWTTMGDVAVGDHLLDADGRPTLVVAATDVLAGRPCFEVTFSDGTTIVADARHQWLTDTRASRRSERVPAAVRTTEEIAATLRTPTADARLNHSVDTCRALELPEQDLLVPPYALGIWLGDGTAASASFTSADPEVAALIETEGLLAPELGTPMRYGLRLPAGSGPAERVCVVCGTTFVPATSQVRTCGQSCGGRARFVSAPVAAPTCPDCGAPTSGLVRCQACHHAYGTVQGRLRTLGVLGDKHIPMPYLRASEAQRRALLAGLLDSDGTVLPKGAIQFAVTHRRLAEDVAELVVSLGYRCSMTTKAVRGRTDASSTSYLLTFSTTEEVFRLERKRLAHKERCPATSDVRTRRRYVTAVRPVSSVPVRCVEVDNTDHLYLAGRAMVPTHNSTLGLDFARSASVKHGLTSAVFSLEMSRTEIVMRMLSAEAKIRLADMRAGTMTDDDWTRLARRMSEISEAPLFIDDSPNMTIMEIRAKARRLKQRHDLRLIILDYMQLMTSGKKVESRQQEVSEFSRQLKLLAKELEIPLVAMSQLNRGPEQRTDKKPQLSDLRESGSLEQDADMVMLINRPDAFERDDPRAGEADIILAKHRNGPTATIPIAHQLHYSRFADLARG